The sequence TAAGAAATTATTAATCACTCCGTTATTGCTCAATAGTCCCATCCAGGCATAGACCCGAATGAGGAACGAGGTCCACGAAGGTAGCATCACCAATAAAATCAATAGTCCCTGATGCTTTTTGGGGGCTCTGGCAATGGCGTAAGCCATAGGATAACCGATCAATAAGCAGCCTAAGGTAGTGATAAAGGCCATCTTCAATGAGCCCAGATAAGCCTGGACATACAGGGAGTCATCGAAGATCAACAGATAATTCCCCAGATTGAGCATGATCTGTATTGACTCATCTGCATAAGTCATCAGAGACTCATAGGGAGGGATTGAGATAGCTGCCGTCGACAGGCTAATTTTCAGTACGATGGCAAACGGTAGGGCGAAGAACAGGAGTAACCAGAAATAAGGCAAGCCTATGGTCCAGTATTGTCCCTTGGGTAATCTAAACTTTAATGGTCTTTTCATGATGCCACCTTAAGATCTGAGAACCACTCCACTGGTGGCCTCCCAGCTGA is a genomic window of Shewanella psychrophila containing:
- a CDS encoding ABC transporter permease subunit, which produces MKRPLKFRLPKGQYWTIGLPYFWLLLFFALPFAIVLKISLSTAAISIPPYESLMTYADESIQIMLNLGNYLLIFDDSLYVQAYLGSLKMAFITTLGCLLIGYPMAYAIARAPKKHQGLLILLVMLPSWTSFLIRVYAWMGLLSNNGVINNFLMWLGVISEPIQMLNTNFAVYIGIIYTYLPFMILPLYATLSQLDGSLLEAASDLGSRSLNTFWKVTLPLSKGGVIAGSMLVFIPVVGEFVIPELLGGPDSLMIGKVLWQEFFNNRDWPVASALAIIMLGLLIIPITLFHRYQAKSMESDL